The Pedobacter roseus genome contains a region encoding:
- a CDS encoding RagB/SusD family nutrient uptake outer membrane protein → MKKNKIIYVLVSLVVLSASCKDSFLEEKKDYAGFNEQVFQEASLAQGYVDYVYGLFLPANNGTPNVQVQSATDNGTYSSAFTQTTDELAGETDWNKEWAQISYVNTNALKYFGQRLPSSVANNTWTRMKEINLFLQEIDKHGLTTDITNKFKGQMYFWRAWQYFELVKLYGGVPLVLTPQDPIVSSGPANEIQRSSSSACIEQIVKDLDLAISLLPGKWTGVDNGRITSGAAAALKGRVLLTWASPLFNRTDDRARWERAYQANLAAKTLLESNGFGLYKVGGTTNGVAWGNMFTADNSIESVFAFGFNALTTGNPQKNNGWEQATRSREINGAGSISPTKQIVDAFPMRDGKPITASSSTYPYSDAKFYKNRDPRFYKTFVYNGAIWPYSGATNYKQWTYVWKKTATAGYNGTTEAKGANASGIYLCKANNPNANNSIGNFSNSPTDYMEIRFAEVVLNLAESAIGTDKLNEGFDGIKSIRDRAGILAGTDGSYGIGNGLSRDQLFAAVLNERKIEFAYESKRFWDLRRWMLFESGTTTARLGFAPLNGTRRTGFYIGVKTTAGADYVGANDPLLKPATGTAPLIDRDPATYPAGITTYDQYLDYLYDNYFKVSVRDDLDKTSPANWKFTWYPQYYFFGINQTVLSASPYLQQTTGWDSMNGAGTFDPLK, encoded by the coding sequence ATGAAAAAGAATAAAATAATATATGTTTTGGTATCACTGGTTGTTTTAAGTGCCAGTTGCAAAGACAGTTTTTTAGAAGAGAAAAAAGATTACGCAGGCTTTAATGAGCAGGTTTTTCAAGAAGCGTCATTAGCTCAGGGTTATGTAGATTATGTTTATGGCCTGTTTTTACCTGCCAATAACGGAACCCCGAATGTTCAGGTACAGAGTGCTACCGATAACGGCACTTACAGTTCGGCCTTTACGCAAACAACTGATGAACTGGCCGGCGAAACAGACTGGAATAAAGAATGGGCACAGATTTCTTATGTGAATACAAATGCATTGAAATACTTTGGTCAACGTTTGCCAAGCAGCGTAGCCAATAATACCTGGACACGCATGAAAGAGATTAATCTTTTTCTTCAGGAAATTGACAAACATGGTTTAACTACAGATATTACAAATAAATTTAAGGGACAGATGTACTTTTGGAGAGCATGGCAATATTTCGAACTGGTTAAATTGTATGGTGGTGTACCATTAGTATTAACACCTCAAGACCCGATTGTTTCTTCTGGTCCAGCAAATGAAATACAAAGAAGTTCATCTTCAGCATGTATTGAACAAATTGTTAAAGATTTAGATCTGGCAATTTCTTTATTACCAGGAAAATGGACAGGCGTAGATAATGGTAGAATTACATCAGGCGCAGCTGCAGCACTAAAAGGTAGGGTACTGTTAACATGGGCTAGTCCACTTTTTAACCGTACTGATGACCGGGCCCGTTGGGAAAGAGCTTACCAGGCAAATTTAGCAGCAAAAACCTTATTAGAATCAAATGGTTTTGGTTTGTATAAAGTAGGTGGAACTACAAACGGTGTGGCATGGGGAAATATGTTCACAGCTGATAACAGTATCGAATCTGTATTCGCTTTTGGCTTCAATGCGCTAACCACCGGAAACCCACAAAAAAACAATGGCTGGGAACAGGCTACACGTTCGCGTGAAATTAATGGGGCTGGATCAATATCGCCAACCAAGCAGATTGTTGATGCCTTCCCGATGAGAGATGGTAAACCGATTACAGCTTCATCTTCAACTTACCCATATTCTGATGCTAAGTTTTACAAAAATAGAGATCCACGCTTTTATAAAACTTTTGTATATAACGGTGCCATCTGGCCATATAGCGGAGCAACAAATTATAAACAATGGACTTATGTATGGAAAAAAACAGCTACAGCAGGTTATAATGGAACTACGGAAGCTAAGGGCGCCAATGCTAGTGGTATCTATTTATGCAAAGCAAATAATCCAAACGCGAACAACTCCATCGGTAATTTTAGCAATAGTCCGACAGATTATATGGAAATAAGATTCGCTGAAGTAGTACTTAACCTAGCCGAATCGGCTATTGGAACAGATAAGTTGAACGAAGGCTTTGATGGAATCAAATCAATAAGAGATAGAGCAGGTATTTTAGCGGGCACCGATGGTTCGTATGGTATTGGAAATGGCTTAAGCCGCGACCAATTATTTGCAGCCGTATTAAATGAAAGAAAAATAGAGTTTGCTTATGAAAGTAAACGTTTTTGGGATTTAAGGAGATGGATGTTATTTGAATCAGGCACAACTACAGCCAGATTAGGTTTTGCTCCATTAAACGGTACCCGCAGAACTGGTTTTTATATTGGCGTTAAAACAACTGCAGGTGCAGATTATGTTGGCGCAAATGATCCATTACTAAAACCTGCTACAGGAACGGCTCCGTTAATTGACAGAGACCCCGCAACCTATCCTGCAGGCATAACAACATACGATCAATACCTTGATTATCTTTACGATAACTATTTTAAGGTAAGTGTTCGGGATGATCTTGACAAAACAAGTCCAGCGAATTGGAAATTTACCTGGTATCCTCAATATTATTTCTTTGGAATCAATCAAACCGTATTATCGGCAAGTCCTTACCTGCAACAAACAACAGGTTGGGATAGTATGAATGGTGCTGGCACGTTCGATCCACTGAAATAA